The following are from one region of the Thermoanaerobaculia bacterium genome:
- a CDS encoding radical SAM protein: protein MPLLQVTEIFKSLQGESTRAGFPCSFVRLTGCSLRCAWCDSAYAFHGGRPMTIDAVVAEVEAHGTRLVELTGGEPLEQEAAYPLMTRLLDAGKTVLVETGGHVPLDRLDPRAIAIMDVKAPGSGMAAFNLDENLARLRPSDELKFVLADRADFDWAIARVAQGNLDASRVVTFSPVWDRLPGADLAEWILESGCDIRLGLPLHKLLWGDVPGR, encoded by the coding sequence ATGCCGCTGCTCCAGGTTACCGAGATATTTAAATCGTTGCAGGGCGAATCGACGCGCGCCGGATTTCCCTGCTCGTTCGTGCGCCTGACCGGCTGCTCGCTCCGCTGCGCGTGGTGCGATTCCGCCTACGCGTTCCACGGCGGCCGGCCCATGACGATCGACGCGGTCGTCGCGGAAGTCGAGGCGCACGGGACGCGCCTCGTCGAGCTGACCGGCGGCGAGCCGCTCGAGCAGGAAGCGGCCTACCCGCTCATGACCCGGCTCCTCGACGCGGGCAAGACCGTGCTCGTGGAGACCGGGGGCCACGTCCCCCTCGACCGCCTCGACCCGCGCGCGATCGCGATCATGGACGTCAAGGCGCCGGGGAGCGGCATGGCGGCTTTCAACCTCGACGAGAACCTCGCCCGGCTGCGTCCGTCCGACGAGCTCAAGTTCGTGCTCGCGGACCGCGCCGACTTCGACTGGGCGATCGCGCGCGTCGCGCAAGGGAATCTCGACGCTTCGCGGGTCGTCACGTTCTCTCCCGTCTGGGACCGCCTGCCGGGAGCGGATCTCGCGGAGTGGATCCTCGAAAGCGGCTGCGACATCCGGCTGGGGCTGCCGCTCCACAAGCTTCTCTGGGGCGACGTGCCGGGACGATGA
- the queC gene encoding 7-cyano-7-deazaguanine synthase QueC encodes MKAVVLLSGGADSATCLALARAKGRETYALSFDYGQRHRVELAFARKLARRFGCVEHRIAAVDLPGKARSALTSRKIAVPRGGVRRGRIPATYVPARNALFLAHALSWAEAIGAREIWIGANVVDYSGYPDCRPAFLRAFERMANLGTAAGVRGRRFRIVAPLLKLSKTEILRLGESLGLDYRWTLSCYDPGKRGEPCGHCDSCRIRQRAEKAVRKLP; translated from the coding sequence ATGAAGGCGGTGGTGCTGCTCTCGGGAGGCGCCGACTCGGCGACGTGCCTGGCGCTCGCGCGCGCGAAGGGTCGCGAGACCTACGCGCTCTCCTTCGACTACGGGCAGCGGCACCGCGTCGAGCTCGCGTTTGCGCGAAAGCTCGCGCGGCGATTCGGCTGCGTCGAGCACCGGATCGCGGCCGTCGATTTGCCGGGGAAGGCGCGCTCGGCGCTCACGTCCCGCAAGATCGCCGTCCCCAGGGGCGGCGTGCGCCGGGGGCGGATCCCGGCGACGTACGTGCCCGCCCGCAACGCGCTCTTCCTCGCGCATGCGCTTTCCTGGGCGGAGGCGATCGGCGCGCGCGAGATCTGGATCGGCGCCAACGTCGTCGACTACTCCGGCTACCCCGACTGTCGCCCCGCGTTCCTGCGCGCCTTCGAGCGCATGGCGAATCTCGGCACCGCCGCCGGCGTCCGCGGCCGGCGCTTCCGGATCGTCGCGCCGCTCCTGAAGCTTTCGAAAACCGAGATTCTTCGTCTCGGCGAGTCGCTCGGGCTCGACTACCGGTGGACTCTTTCTTGCTACGACCCGGGAAAGAGGGGAGAGCCCTGCGGCCATTGCGACTCCTGCCGGATCAGACAACGCGCGGAAAAAGCAGTCCGTAAACTCCCCTGA